The DNA window taatgcGTTCTTTGTTGTCTCTAAACAAAGGAAGTGAAATGAGAACCTGAAGGAATACTATCGAAAAGatcatttatctaaaaaatattgtacgtTGTAAAGTATATGTTGAtctattgaatttaaattgaatagtCGCAAGAGTGAATATGACCTCTCCAGTATATAACTTTTACTAAATCGAAGGTAATCTTCTTATCGATTTTCCGCTTGGTTCCTGGAGTATAAATCtacgataatttataaatcttgTGACATACACCGAATTGCCGTCAATTGCGTAGATTCGATTTGCTTTCGCTTTTATCTTGCTGACGTGCAGCACGTTATCCAAATGGAATATCTTATGTAGAATGGAAATGCAAAATGTGATTCGCAAAGCAATTAACCAGggtaatttatgaaaactgTCAACGATTTCATACTCTCATACCTTTCGTCATACTTTCTCTGTAATATACGAAAGATTGCGTTCACTGCcgttattatcaaatttttatttccatgtCTTTGATAgtgctatatatttttaagtttactGAAAGTTATATTCATTCACAAAAAGCGAATGTCTCTTTATCACAGCTTAGAACACCTCGTGTAAATTTCTTGCTAcatcatcaaaaaattattagaagagAACAATAGACTGTCGTAACTGAACTTCAGAAACATGTTGTCGTTAATTCGTTTTTCTACTGATTAAATGCCACTGGAAATATCAcggtattatataattttgtattaaagcGCTCATGATGCCTAAGAACGTGCGCGAAAATTCTATATTGCATAAGATATTGCACCATTACACAGAGTAAATAAAGAGCAATGACCGCAGGAATGCATTTTAATGTGCAAGGAACTTTACAGCGTAAATTAGTcgttttaatagaaaaaatatatatgtaaacagACAATAATTAGCtttataaatagattatttgtatctttaagAAACTTTAGTGTTTTACttctttctgaaaaaaaaaaatgcgtgaTATATTCGTGTAAATATTTGATTCTAGGGTCGCATTGTGAACGATCCGCGACCTCGTCTCTCGGCTTCTCAGCAAGCCCAGATACTGAGCGATGTGCAACAGCACCAGCAACAGTACCGGCAACGTCCCATTCAAGATTTCAAGAATCCGCGGGTTTCCTCGTTCGAACAAGCACAATCGAGCACGCCGTACTCCTCCCTGGCCAAGTACAAAGTTGATCGAGCGAAGCAACAGTTGCAACAgttgcagcagcagcaacaacaagtGCAACAGCTTctgcaacaacaacaacagaAGATCGTCCAGCAACTCGGTACTTCGAACTTCGTGAACGGTGGCAGCGGCGGTGGCAGCGGCGGCGTGCAAACGCCACAATACCAGCAACGGCAGCAATACCAGCAACAACAATACAATCAGTACAATCAGAATGGGTTCCAAAATCTTCAACAGGACCTGTCACAACCGCTGTTCAGCGATCAGCAGACGGTACAGTTACAGGATTATCTCGAGAAGCAGCGCGAGCTGGAGCTGCTCCAGAAGCAACGGCAGCAGCTGCTGTACGAGCAACAGGAATTGCGCAGGCAGCAGGAACTGCTGCGACTTCAGCAACTCCAGAGGCTCACTTCCACTACGCCACTTCCATCTACCGCGACATCGATCCCGATCACCGTTAGCACCACTTCCTCACCGTTGTTGCTCTCTTCGCCGTCGGCGCGACGTATCACGCCGTCGGAAGCGGACCTTTTCCTTAAAGCAATTGCTAACCATCAGAAGAAGTATACGACGACAGCAGCAAGCACGACTACAACGACCACGCAACCACCTCCGCCATCCAGACGTCTGATTACCTCTAATGCTCATCAGGAGACAGATATACCGGAGAACTTGCTCAGCCTGCTTCAGGGTCAAGAGAGTCAATTGTTGCAGCAAGGTAAACCGAAGCCGCAGATCAAGGTGATCTATCAGACCGATAAACCCAGCACGACGAGACAGACTTCCAGCGGCAGAAGCAGGAGCTCTCCACAGTCTGAGCGGGAATTGTTGCTGAAGCAACTCAAACTCGCTCTATCTCAGTCTGGCGATGACGATGACGTTGTCAGGAATGTCACTACCAGGGATCTGATACTACCGAACGGCAAGAAGATTCAGGTTATTCACGCGCCGAACGGTTTATCATCCATCGCATCGAGTTCCACTATTCAGACGTCAGCTATACCGTCCTCGACGACCACCATCAAGCCTCCGAAGGCGCTCTTCGAGGAGCTGACGAAGGGCGGCGTACTGCCACCGGGCGCCGATTTCGAGATCATCCGGCAGAAGAGCGACGGCAGGCTCGAGGAGATCGGCAAGACGCCGATAATCCAGAATCTACCGGCGAAGAAAGTCACGTTCGTTTTGTTGGAGGAACAGCCGGACGGCAGTTACAAGGTGCAGGGTATCAAGGGTAACGCCAACGACAAGGAGAGTGGCACCGACGTCGAGTCCATCGTCGAGAAGATCAAGAAGGGCGAGCTGAAGCTGCCGCCCAGCTCGCTCGGACCGACCACGCAATCGTCTACGCTAGAACATCTCGAGTCCAGCATCGATCCGAATCTGATAGTGTCCACTGGCACGTCCAGAACGCCGGTATCATCTCATCACTCCGTCAGCACGAAGGCGGCGACCTTCAGACCCACCACCGTCAGATCCACCTCGACCAGATACGAAAGGTGATTATCGCGATGATTCGCATTTATAATCCATTCCAACAATTTTTTGGATTTAGTAAAAGATTCTGAAcggcgaaataaatttttcagcaAGTCGACGACGGAATACATCCCCTACGTCACGGTATCGCCGAACTCGGTGTCTACCACTGACAAATACGTGACCTCGGCGTCCAGCGTCACGGGCCACGTATATAACTCCCTGAACACCAGCCCGACGAAGACAACCCTGTCGGATCACATCCCGCGGGTGACCACCAAGTACTCGTCCACCAGGAGCCAGTTCATCCCAACGATGGCGCCGGTGAACGAGATCgtaacgacggcgacgactcCGGCGACTTACTCGCATCATACGCCGAACTATGTCTATTTCTCCAAGTATCCATCCACGGAGACCTCGTCGACCTCAGCGGAGGAGGTGAAAACTCAAGGTTCGCAGGAGAATCTAGCCACGTTATTGAGAAAGGAAGGCCTCTTCGCTATGGCAAAATACCTGAGGCAGTCGGGACTGGATAATGTGCTGAACGAAACCGGTGAGTTGGATGTTGGATGTCAGTCAAACTTGATAATTTActgtgtaaaattaattattggtatttattaatgataaaagagTAGACTCTTAGTGATAGAAGAGAAGACTTTAAATAGTTTCTCattttatgaacaaaaatacGAATTTCGGTAACTTTCAAACTGTCtcacaatttatcaaaaatattaatagaatagaatttatatgtgtaatattaaCAGAGACTTAATGTAAGTGTACTATCGAACGTCACAATTTTAAGCAAGAAATTCGCGGTTACTGCAATTATTCTGGTGTTAATGATTTGACAAACGGTTCGTACAATATATTCCGCTCTATTAATATTAGCATAATCGCGGAAAAGCATGATTTATAAAGCAGAAATAGcgaaaaatcattaattagtCATAAGTGACGATGCACTACGCGACAATAAGCGAGCTTTACGAAGAGTATTTCGTGTGAAGACGTTAAATACTACAATAAACGAATTAATTCTCTGCGCAACAGTGCAAGGACCGCCGCGGTCTTATCCAACAGTATCGCAAGGCGGGACACAACTTGCGTCAATGTTGTCGTGGACCAAACGGTTGTACAAATAATCCCCGTTGATGGCGAGGTAGACCGTGCCTCTTTGCACAATCCACCACCATTTGTACCTCGCGTTTCGCTTTTAGTCGTGCAACATTCGTCGGAAAAATTGTTCTCACGACTCGTTGCTCGTTTCGACACAGGCACCTCTCCGTCTTCTACGAGAACAAAGAGACGCGTACCTCATTACGCGGGCTCTCACGAAGAAGACACGCGATTTCATTAGTCGTTATAATTATCGGCGGGACGACTCGCTTAGCCCATTGTCTCTTCGGGCCctttatctatgtatatataacctTCTTTCATCGAGAGAAAGATCGAGAAACGGGCTTACCTCGTAAGCTAAACGCATGAAAGTACGTCAGAGAATTACGGCAACGTTACATGAGATAAGTTACGTAATAACTTCCCTACGCGatagtaaattttttcatttcatttctGAAGAATCCAGTTCAAGTTGAACTGGATTCTCTTTGCAGCGCATTAATAACGTGGCGTACGTCGATCCTTTCACGCGTTCCCTCGGCTATAAACAATTTTCGCTGAATAATCGGTAAACGCCGGTGCCTCGACTCGACAtctgccgccgcgccgtgtctCGTCAATTCCCGAGAAGAGAGTCTCGTCGTGAGGAAAATGTTGACGCTCTTTTCACGTACGGACGATTTTATTCGACCGCGTTCGCACGCTCgttagaaagaaaataataagccAGCTGCGTGTTTTCTCGCGTGCGAGAAACAGCGATATTTCCTATAACAACGATCCCCCCCGCCGCGGTAACAGTTCCGTTTCTGTCGATCGCGAATGCAATCATCAATCGGGACATTGTGTAACTTCGTCACGTTCTCCAACGATATGTTTTTCCTTCTACGAGGATCATAGATGAACTCAACGCGCGTGTGCTACGCCCGGAATGGAAGAGAATGGTCTGATGGCGAATATGAAACGCAATTATGGATACCAATCGCAAAAGCTGCGCGATACGTATATACACGGCAATGATTGTGTAGCTCTTGACgttataaattaatgcaatGAGGCGATGTGAAAGGTTTCTTTCTAATCtctaacaattttaataattgaaccTTGAATCGAATCTCCGCGAGGGATACGATTCCGTCATCTATTCCCTCTTCTCCGAAGTTTAGTTTGTCGAAAGTCTCTCTCATTTTCGATCGTCAATTAAATCGAACGCGTCTGGACATTCGACCAGTTTGAGGAAAGGCCCCGATTCCAAATTGAAGCAAAGATTTCTGTAACAATTATGCTGTTCGATAGTTTCGTGACACTTCCCTGTATTGTTTTGCGATATTATACTTCAGGTCCGTACACCATATTTGTCCCTACGGACAAAGCCTTCAGGACGTTGATGGTGCAGCTGGGAGGGCCAGAGAAAGCTGAGCAGAAGTTCCACGACAATCCGAGACTTCTAAGTGGGGTACGTATCGGTGCCAAAAgcatcattaataatttatctaccTAACGGTAAATTTCACTGACACCAGTTAGCCAatcgtaattaatttgattCGCCGCTTTTCCCGAGAGGAGAGGACTCAATTAAACTTAATCTTGAAATTAACTGACTTTAGTGAAAGAAAATGTTCTACAGTAAAAATCGTTAGTGTCTAGAATATATACTGAGAATTCTTTGCGACAGCTTCTTCTTCACCACGTCATACCAGGAGCCTTCAGGATCGATTCCCTGCAGGACGAGATGACCGGCGTCAGTCTCGCAGGAACGCAATTGCGGGTGAACGAGTACACGATGCAGGATCACGAATGGAACGACgtgaaagtaattttatattttagaattttgtcCAATTCCGATGAGACCCTTTCTcgcctttttattttacgtttctttgtttttaattaaggttcaattcctttttttttttaagttattaagcttttctttcatttcgtagaaaatcgtttatctgtataaattattaatagctTGTGAGTCAatgcaacattatttttacctACGTGATTGGTTCATGTGTGTTCGTGCGTGATCCAGTTTATTGACCTTCGCGAATATAGAAATCTTCCATTCACTCGGTGAACATGCATGAAATTGCGACAGCTCCGTCGTCCGCTTCTCACGAAAAAATCCAGACAACGTGTGTGTCTAAAAGACGGCtcatctttataaaaattttatcaaaagacgtattaaaaatgttatactaCAGATATCTTTCTAATAATTCCataagtcttttttttatttctctgtcAGACCATTTCAAGACGTCATAATGTTTTCTGAGAGAGAGATACGCCCACTTAGTATATATCAAACATTCAGAACAGATCCGATGAAAACGATTTCATATCAGTGCAATCGTTTCCCttcatttgtaattttgcattGTTTGCAAATAGGTAACGGCAATAAACGGGGCGCGAGTCGCGCCCAACAAACGGGACATCGAGATTCCTCAAGGTATCGCTCACGCTGTCGACAGGGTCATGTTCCCGCTTCCGGTCGGAGATTTGGTGCAAACTCTGCAAGCCGATCGTGAGAGGAGGTTCACCACATTCCTCAGAATGCTGCACGTATCGGGCTTGGAGGACACGCTCACAGGTAAATTGAAAATccgagcaaaaaaaaaatgaatttaaaagaacTCCGTTTGTGCAATATGCCGCCTCTCCTGTACGTCTGACTTGCAAAATCGATGAATCATCCTGAATCCTCCGTCGTTTAGTGTAACGAAAGCTGCCTTTCTAGGACCGAAGACGTTCACCATCTTCGCACCAACCGATTCCGCTTTCACCGATGCGTCCACGAAGAACGGCGCTCCAATTTGGACCGATGAGGACGGGCCGGAAGCGGCGAAGGCGATAATCTCGCGGCACGTGATTCCCACGACTCTTTACACGGCCGGCATGAGATATTACATTCAAAAGGACACCCTTCGTCCACAATCACCGGTTCATATCCACAAAAACGGCGGTAAGTAATTCAAATGACGTAAGACTCGTGTTTTAATAGCTGATCCTTCATGATGCATCGcattattagaaaaagataaatcgaGAAATAGATAATCTCTCAGATGATTCGACATACATTGTTGTTTCAGGACGAGTACGAGTGAACGAGGCACACGTTCTGACGCATAATGTGCCAGCGACGAACGGTGTGTTACATGCTATCGACGGTGTTCTATAAAACGACAGTTCGTAATGAATGCAAATTGACGATTAAGATGCACAGATTGCAATCATGCAGGTGATAATCGTATAATAATTCGTCACATTAAACGCAATTGTATCTATTGTATAATTTCTCGAAAAGTTGATGAGCTCGATATATCAAGTGAATGTAAATTGCTTGCGTGAGTGCGGTGAAATGTGTGGCAATTAAATCGAGTTATATTAAAGTGATTAGTAAATGCTCGCCGCATCGCGATTGGGTTCAGTCACCGAAAAATTGACATGCCATAGGTCGCGAAATCGTAGGAAAAAGTAACGAGACCATTTTTAACGTacatgtgtatacatattaatttatataagataagCAACGTCAGAGATTCGTGTACTCGTGTCAGGCGCACAAGAGTACGGGATATTAATCGCTATTGTATAGAATGGTAACGCAATACCATGCTTAGTTCATAActcatatctttttataaataaatgtacagaATGTATTTctatgattatatttacaagAATGTTCCCCAATATCCCTAAACGgtacttattaataaaacaaaatttacatacttatttaataaataacccTAATTACTAGAATTTAAAATCGCTCCAATAGCTGATTTCCATATGCAATACTAGAAATGATTCTTTTACAGCAAATAACCAATGATCAATAGCTATTTGGATTTGAGTAATCAATTTCTTCAAAAAGTAGtcctaaaaatttgttttgtacTTCTTAATTTCTACCATTAGATGATGGATGTTCGTAAGTTGCGTGCGCGCGTTTGGCGGCAGAATCTTGTGTAGGCGATTGTAATATGCCACCAATTGCGCCATTGCGCCTTGCACCAGAGTGCTGCCGAGCACCAGGCTGGGAAACGATTGTAACACCTCACGATTTATCTCTTCTAACGCTCGTTTCCAATTGTTCGTGAAAGATTGCACTAGGGCCAATGCTTTGCCCTCCTGCCGTTTCAAATCATCAGCTTGGCCCTTCTCGATTAGAGCCTCCGATTCCTTCACCAATTGGATTATATTGCCGAAATGCGGGCTCAAGACTTCTTCGACAAATTCGGCAGAACGCGAGTTTAATAGCTCCCGGAAACTCTCCGCTTCTTTCGAGGTCTCTCGCGTTCTTTCCTGTAAACAAATGTAGcatcttaattttttcttaatacattaattttgataGACTTTTCCATGTCAAATAAAATCTACTTACTATTAATACCCTGAGTATCAGatcataattattgataagaAATACTAATTGCTGCGTCCGGGTTGGGAAAATAGATGCCATTCTTAGCAGGAAGCATTGTACAGTTTCTCTCAATTCTGCCAATAACTGAGTCGTCCCCTCGCAAGGAAATGTCTCGACTACACTTACAATTGCTGCGCTAAACTCCGCGTATCTTCTGGTAATCTAAAAATTCATGattgtataagaaattaacaatattacaTACTGCAATGTTATATGGTAATCAAATTCCACTATAAACAATCCTTTGCATACTGCTTTAGATACTTACATAATGTGGACCAGTCTCTTTGTTGAATTTTGATGGATCACAGTCTTTGACACTGTTTATGTTTAATTGAAACACCAATGTAAATCTAAAAAGcagatataattttgcaaattgtaATGATACGAAATACTAAGATGTgaatattattgcaattatttttaagcatAATTAAGTACCTAGGCCAAATTGTGGCTGTTAAGGTCTCCCAGTATTTATCCAATGCTGGTACAGCTCTTTTGTGACATATTAACTGATAATGCTTCACTAAATTCAAGCAGAGAAACAGAGCAATTGTATCGTAACAATCCTCAACAAACGATTGCAAATTCTTTATCATGAGATTTAACGTTTTTCCCATGACCTGTCAAAaggaaagaatattttagtaCACATTTACTACTTAATATACTTACTTAATgtgttaaatcaattattaaatgttaatctCTTACCTGATTGAAAATATCTAGTGCCTGTGCATTATGGACCTTGAAAAATTCTATCAGGAACAGATATTCTCTGCAAGCATGATCACAAATACCATATTGTTCACTTCTGAATAGAGCTTCATAATGATACTGTaagattacaatattaatttagaaaacatGCTTTCAAGATCACGCAAGTTAGAGTCATATATGCATCGTTGGTACTTACTCGTGTTTTATTAGAGGCAGTGTGTGGAATAATTATAGGTGCTTCCAATAGAGAAGACAAAACCTGACCTCTTGTATCTATAGAAAAGACGGTACCTTTGTGCTTTAACGTTGTCTTATGAAATATACCTTTGCCTGCAGTGTCTTCGACTCCCATTAAATCGTCCTTTGACGTTTTCTCTTCAAACttgcgaaaataattgtaacttGATATTtcaacttattgttagttaaataatactaatttatCTGTTGCAGCTTTACCTGCAATTTCATCAATCTCGACGAATAAGTTTTGAAATACGAGTACTGTATCTTGCTCATAGTATCAATGTATTCTCCACAGATTTCCTCAGCCACATTTCTCTCATTTGACAAGATAAACTCAAAGAAGAATTTGtactttaacatattgttCTGCGGCACTTGAAAATTTCCCATCGGTTTcctgaatttataaatttgctCTAGTAAATATGTCCTAATTTTTGCCATCGCCTTCACCTTCAACTTCTCTAATATATCCTTCACGTCTAAACAAGACTTGGCCTCCTTGAAACTTTGTTCCTTCACAAAGTTGATTTTATGATTCAGAGTTTGTAGCTGAATCAAAAATTCCTTTTCAGTCACTGGACATTCCATAATACAGCtgcaagaaaattaatatagatttaaCGAGTTTATCTCCCTAACATTCTTTTGTAAAACATGAACAAATGCCTCTTACGCTATTAGAGCATCAGACACTGTCATGTCCTCAATAAACTGACTAAGCGGGCCTCGTATTATTTGTCTGTTGGATAGCTGCTGACTCATGGCAACAGACTTGCGTTGCAAGTAAACTATTTCCGAACTAATACTTCCCAAAACTGTCTGAAAGTTCATCAGCATCGACTCCATTTTCTGTAAAAGGTAATAATACTAAAGTCTGTACGTGAATGTTTCCTTTTACTCAATTAGCAGTATCATTTTgcaaagataatttattaaaatagattatgCAAACGATACATTTAAGGCACTTGCTGACGAGATACTATTAAAATCCAACAGCcctaagtaaatttttatgactATCAATAGAGTAGGGAGAGTTTGCGGACCCAGaagtaattaaagaataagataTCCTTgactattaatataaattgttcaaCATAAATATCTGAACAATTagcttatatattaaatttatgatttatcaTTATATAGATGCTTCAtaaacaagaatatatatttataatgtaacaataTCATATGTATTGCTGCAGAAACAAATTTTGTTCTATAATTATCATTTGCATAAATGACTAAATGACAGCAGTAAATCCCAATTTAAATCAAATGACCAGATAACAGCGATAAAAT is part of the Temnothorax longispinosus isolate EJ_2023e chromosome 12, Tlon_JGU_v1, whole genome shotgun sequence genome and encodes:
- the LOC139823102 gene encoding uncharacterized protein, with translation MRQRYFLCFLWTALTLRGDILVAAEADPAILNGADLPHLQQGRIVNDPRPRLSASQQAQILSDVQQHQQQYRQRPIQDFKNPRVSSFEQAQSSTPYSSLAKYKVDRAKQQLQQLQQQQQQVQQLLQQQQQKIVQQLGTSNFVNGGSGGGSGGVQTPQYQQRQQYQQQQYNQYNQNGFQNLQQDLSQPLFSDQQTVQLQDYLEKQRELELLQKQRQQLLYEQQELRRQQELLRLQQLQRLTSTTPLPSTATSIPITVSTTSSPLLLSSPSARRITPSEADLFLKAIANHQKKYTTTAASTTTTTTQPPPPSRRLITSNAHQETDIPENLLSLLQGQESQLLQQGKPKPQIKVIYQTDKPSTTRQTSSGRSRSSPQSERELLLKQLKLALSQSGDDDDVVRNVTTRDLILPNGKKIQVIHAPNGLSSIASSSTIQTSAIPSSTTTIKPPKALFEELTKGGVLPPGADFEIIRQKSDGRLEEIGKTPIIQNLPAKKVTFVLLEEQPDGSYKVQGIKGNANDKESGTDVESIVEKIKKGELKLPPSSLGPTTQSSTLEHLESSIDPNLIVSTGTSRTPVSSHHSVSTKAATFRPTTVRSTSTRYESKSTTEYIPYVTVSPNSVSTTDKYVTSASSVTGHVYNSLNTSPTKTTLSDHIPRVTTKYSSTRSQFIPTMAPVNEIVTTATTPATYSHHTPNYVYFSKYPSTETSSTSAEEVKTQGSQENLATLLRKEGLFAMAKYLRQSGLDNVLNETGPYTIFVPTDKAFRTLMVQLGGPEKAEQKFHDNPRLLSGLLLHHVIPGAFRIDSLQDEMTGVSLAGTQLRVNEYTMQDHEWNDVKVTAINGARVAPNKRDIEIPQGIAHAVDRVMFPLPVGDLVQTLQADRERRFTTFLRMLHVSGLEDTLTGPKTFTIFAPTDSAFTDASTKNGAPIWTDEDGPEAAKAIISRHVIPTTLYTAGMRYYIQKDTLRPQSPVHIHKNGGRVRVNEAHVLTHNVPATNGVLHAIDGVL
- the Vps52 gene encoding vacuolar protein sorting-associated protein 52 homolog; amino-acid sequence: MADTDIFDSNEEQLPQDLGDDVVQEVLKTGTDLRQYSRQIEKELKEVENKSIQDYIKESENIAKLHNQIAACDNILEKMESMLMNFQTVLGSISSEIVYLQRKSVAMSQQLSNRQIIRGPLSQFIEDMTVSDALIACIMECPVTEKEFLIQLQTLNHKINFVKEQSFKEAKSCLDVKDILEKLKVKAMAKIRTYLLEQIYKFRKPMGNFQVPQNNMLKYKFFFEFILSNERNVAEEICGEYIDTMSKIQYSYFKTYSSRLMKLQFEEKTSKDDLMGVEDTAGKGIFHKTTLKHKGTVFSIDTRGQVLSSLLEAPIIIPHTASNKTRYHYEALFRSEQYGICDHACREYLFLIEFFKVHNAQALDIFNQVMGKTLNLMIKNLQSFVEDCYDTIALFLCLNLVKHYQLICHKRAVPALDKYWETLTATIWPRFTLVFQLNINSVKDCDPSKFNKETGPHYITRRYAEFSAAIVSVVETFPCEGTTQLLAELRETVQCFLLRMASIFPTRTQQLVFLINNYDLILRVLIERTRETSKEAESFRELLNSRSAEFVEEVLSPHFGNIIQLVKESEALIEKGQADDLKRQEGKALALVQSFTNNWKRALEEINREVLQSFPSLVLGSTLVQGAMAQLVAYYNRLHKILPPNARTQLTNIHHLMVEIKKYKTNF